ACAGGAGCCCTTGGCAAAAGGTGAGACCCCTGCTAACCAGAAAATCTGTTTCTTGCCTATAGAGGCATCGTGGAGAGGTGGCCGAGTGGTCGAAGGCGCTCGCCTGCTAAGCGAGTGTACGGATAAAACCGTACCGCGGGTTCAAATCCCGCCCTCTCCGCTCTTTTTATTGCACGCCACTAATCACAAAGTTCTGTAGCTTTTCTTCCCATCGTAACGTGACGTTGCGTCCATTGAACTGGACAGTATAGGCACCGCCTGCACCGGTGACAAAAGGGACTCCGAAGCTTGCGACAGTGACCGTTGCCCGACCAAACTCGACACCGTCGGCAAGCGCAACCATCTGATGAGTGCCGGGACCAAGGTCATTCCAATTGACAAGCACGCCAAAGCCGTTGTCATCGTCTCCGCACGTTGTTCGAGTGTCCCCACGTGGAGTGCCATACGCCGCTGGAATAGAGATGTTGCCATTGATGAGTACCGTGACCTGGGTTGCTGCACATACCCAACCAGAGATGGTACTGATCCCACTGACTGCGCTGTTTGGCTGTGGATTCTCCAACCTGCCTTGGACCGTGGTGCCGGCGGCTGGATAAATGGTGCGGACTCCGGCGAGATCATCGGGCTGGGTTGTATCGATATTGCTGACCCGCCGGTTCATAATTGCTGTCACGGTCTGTCCAACATCATCAGGATGGTCAAGACCAAGAATGTGGCCGAGTTCGTGTATCGCGACACGATGAAAGTCATATTCGATCGCTCCGGATGCATTGGTTCGTAGTGGGCCATCATAGGTGACCCAGGTGCGTTTGCCGTCAAAGACGGTATCGGCATCGACGAATGCGCCAGTCGAGGGGTTGAGCAGAAAGTATGTGACAGCCAGTGAGCTGCCAAAGCCAGGCCCGTTCGGGCCACATAAGGTTGGACGAAACGCGATCGTACGATGCCCATCGGTGTCACACGGGTCGGCGTCAACAGTCGGCGATTGAATGCGGAAACGAAAAGTTGCGTCTGGGACGTGCCAGCGGTTCGCCGCGTCAATAACGGCATCGGTCCAGCACGGACCCCAGAACGTCAGGGGTGTGTCTGGACAGCCGACGCGCAGGTTGATGGTAGCTTCGCTTTCCGGCCAGATCGCCAACACGCCGCGACTCACTTCGCGCGCAAACGCGAAGCTGTCTGCGCAGGTGACGAGCAGGTTGAGCAAACCGGCCAGTACAACAAAAGAAAAAGTTCGCATAATGAGGGTCTCGCTGGCAGGCGGTCAGTGGCTTGAAGACGAGAGCGTCTGTTGAATCGTTTGCAGCAGGGCCGATAACGACAATGGCGGTTGGGTAACGGTAGCAGGCGAGCGTTTCACCAACTTCCCACCCTCGATGCCAATGATCGGCACGCGAAAGTTGTCACTGACAGTTTCGATCTTGCGTTGCGGGTCGTCCATCACGCGCAGGACCCCTTGCCAGATGCCGACCAGGGGGCAAAAGTCGCGCCGATTACCGGCACAGAACACCACGGCTTTCTCGCCTACAACAAATTGTGGCACTCCAGGGATGGTCATGACCAAACCATTCGGCATTTTGCCGCCGAGGAATTCTAACGTGAAGCTATTGCCAGGCGACCCTTTCACAACGGTGAGATTAGAAAAGGTGACCAAGGTAAACGGCGCCCTTTTCTCAGCGTCCCAGTGCTCGCGGATGTCGGTTACGGTCCCGACGGCAATGACTTCGGCCTGGGTGATGAGATCGGTAAAAGAGACTTCAATGACACTGGTTGCCCGTGCCGTGCTTGCGGACAGAGAGCAGATCGTTAGAAAAAGAACTTGCAGTGTTGCTAGTGTTTTCAACGTACGGCTCCTTTGTGTCACCATTTAGTGTCTATCCGAATGACCACCAGGCTGTGACAGTATCATTCTGAGCGAAGCGAAGAATCTCTCTTGTAACGGTGAGGAGGGATGTTTCGCTGCGCTCAACATGACATGCTGACAATCATGGTTCGGCCAAGCTCTTAGCCATTGTATCGTATTTGTGAGCGGCGCCAAAGATTAGGCAGGACAAATTTCCTTCGCACGTCCCCCTCATAGCCGACGAGGCAAAGCTATGGTAACGCGATGCGATGCAAAACGAGACGTTGCGGCCAGCCGCAGTGCCGCGCACCAAGCAAATTGCTGCGGCAGTGATTGGTAATGCGTTGGAGTGGTATGACTTTGTTGTCTATGGCTTTCTCACGGTCATTATCTCGCGGCTCTTCTTTCCGGCAGAGAGCGAGTATGCATCACTGTTACTGACCACCGCAACCTTTGGGGTCGGGTTTTTCATGCGCCCAGTCGGCGGCATTCTGCTTGGCATGTATGCAGATCGCAAGGGCCGTAAAGCCGCGCTGCAACTCATCATCGGCCTGATGACAGTCTCGATGGCGATTATCGCTTTTGCGCCACCGTACTCCGCGATCGGCATCGCTGCGCCGCTGCTCATGGTGCTGGCGCGGTTACTGCAAGGACTTGCTACGGGTGGTGAGTTTGCTAGTGCGACCTCGTTCTTAGTTGAAGCTGCACCAGCTCATCAACGCGGGTTCTATGGCTCGTTACAGATGGTGGGGCAAAGTTTAGCGGCACTTGGGGGCGCGTTGTCGGGTGTATTGGTAACCCGTGGGTTTACCCCAGAACAACTCGACTCCTGGGGTTGGCGTCTTCCGTTCATATTCGGCTTGTTGATTGGACCGGTGGGGTTGTACATTCGCCGTCATCTCGAAGAGACCGACGCTTTTCTTGAAGCGCGGAGTAAACGGCAAACGCAAGCCGTCGGTGCACTCATCAGCGATCATCTGCACAGCATCCTTGTCACCTTTGGCCTCACAATTTGTGGTACGATTTCCTATTACGTGATTCTGGTCTACATGCCGACCTTTGCCAATAAGCAATTGAATATCCCATTGAACGAAGCGTTCATTGCCCAAGTGATTGGTCTCATCTGCATGACCATTGTGATTCCGCTCTGTGGCGCGCTGTCTGACCGTATTGGCCGCAAGCCAGTGTTAATCGCCGCACCGATTGCGTATTTGCTGTTGCTCTATCCGTTCTTTACCTGGATTCACGCCAACCCGAGCTTCCTTCATCTTGCGCTGATGCAGAGCGTGTTGTGCTGCGTGGCAGGCGCTTTTTCCGGGCCGATTTCAACGGCAGTAGCTGAGCAATTTCCTGTCGCGGTGCGTTCGACCGGACTTGCTGTCGCGTACAACATGGCAGTGATGTTGTTTGGCGGGTTTGCGCAATTTATCGTGACGTGGCTGGTGGAGACAACCGGCTCACCGATTGCGCCGGCGTACTACGTAATGTTCGGTGCGGTGATTGGCTTAGTCGCTGCGGTATCTTTACCTGAAACATTGCGACGATAAAGCGTAATTCCGACGCGATCGATGTGTTCCCGCAAGAGGCCATACGTAATACGGTCGTACGCTTTCACATCGAACCGATAGGGAAGGGGCAGTTCTTCCAGTTCATCAGCCACGGCTTCGGCCTCAAGATCGTCAGTAACTCCAACGAGGGTAAGATCGATGTCTGACTCTGGTCGATGCGTTCCCTTTGCGCGCGAGCCATAGAGTACGGCTTCGCTGACTGTTGGAAATCGACGTAATACGTCACAGATAAGATTGATCTCGTGTGGGGTAAGGCCGATGTCTTTCATGTCTCTATTTTCTTGAGCAAGAAAAACTCATGGAGGCGATCAAAAGCAGCGAAGTAGCGCGCCGCTACGGTGCGGAGGACAGATTCGAAGACCGCACTATCATACGTATGCGAGAGGAGATTACGGTGGAGCATCATATCGATCCACACCTGCGCATCATCGAGGAACTTCGCGGCAAAAGCCTCTTTAATCACATTGCGAGGGGTGACTGGGTCCACGATTACCCCACTTTCCTCCAGGTAATCCTTCAACGTTCTCCATGCCAACTCGAACGCAACTTCGAAACGTTGAATAGCTCCCTCTTTTTCTAATTGCGAGAGAGAATCGACCCCGCGATCGCAGACCTCACGTAACAAGACAAAGGCACGGTCAAAGTTGTCGAACCGTTGCTGCCAACGGATATCAGGATTTGCACCCGCACTCATCTTGCTATCCATCATTGACCGTATGGCGAAAAAGTCAAATCGTTTAATGAGCGTGGTTTTCAGTTCACTGTACCCGAGTCGTTACGTTCACTTGTTCTCGCTATGCTTGGTCTTCCCTCTCCCTGGCAGGGAGAGGGCTAGGGTGAGGGTCGAAAGCTAGGAATTAGGGTAAATACAATTGCACGTTGCTTTAGGTGGTTGCCACCTCCCTTCCAGGTATGCTACACACAACCTCTCGCTGAGCGACTTTCTCACATGGTGCACGCATGAAGTTGCTCACCGCCGACCCGCCTCAGCATTTCCTTATGCGCCGTTAGCTCAGTTGGATAGAGCGGCAGGCTACGAACCTGTAGGTCAGGAGTTCGAATCTCTTACGGCGCACTTCATTCTCACCGATTTTCTGTCGGTTCTTTCTCTTGCCTCTTTCCCTCTTTTCATGGTCTTGTGTAGAGAACTGGCCGTTATGTGAAAGGAAGACCGATGGGGGAAGAGGTCAAGATTCTTCGTGTGGCGGTTGCATCTCCGAGTGATGTGAAACCAGAACGTGATGTGTTGAAAGATGTCATCGAGGATATCAACAGTAACACTGCCAAAGATCGTCGCTTACGACTGGAGGTGTCGCGTTGGGAAGACGATGCCTACGCTGGATTTCATGTCGATGGTCCTCAGGGATTGATCGATGCCATCCTACGTATCCCAGAGTGTGACATTTTTGTTGGTGTCTTCTGGAAGCGCTTTGGTACGCCAACCAAAGACGGAACGACCGGCTCAGAACATGAATTCAATCTGGCGCTCGAGACCTGGCAGAAGACTCAACGTCCTCACATCATGGTGTACTTCAATCAGAAAGCGGCGACCCCAAAAACACCTGAGGAGGCTGATCAATGGAAACAGGTGCTCCAGTTCCAGCAACAGTTTCCTAAAGAGGGCCTATGGTGGCCGTACAAAGGGAAAGCGCAGTTTGAGAAGCTGGTTCGTAGGCACCTGACAAATTGGTTGCGCCAGCAATACGCTATGCCTATTCCTGAGTCAAAAACTCATACCAAGAAGGAGGAACTTCTATTACCCACCGTTTCTCTTCCTGCCGCTTTAGAAGACGGCTTGCGTAGGTCATACCTAACCTGGCTGATGAAACAGGTCCGTGCTGTGCCGCTGTCTGGTGTGGATCGCAAGAGTATCGACGAGAAAGACCGGCGTGATCTTGATCTTGCTGCTGTCTACACCGCGCTAATGACGCAGCGTCCAGAAGCAACGGAAGAGCGGATGCTGCGTCCTGAGCATGAGCAGCGGCGACTCTCAGCACTGGCAGTGCTGAATACTGAAGTGCGTTTAGCGCTGCTCGGTGATCCTGGCACTGGCAAGAGCACTTTCGTCAATTTCCTTACTCTTTGCATGGCAGGAGAACTACTGCACGAGCAGGACGCCAATCTCAAAGTTTTGCGTACTCCATTGCCAGAAGAAGAGGACCGATTTGGTGAAAAGAAAAAGCCGCAGCCCCAGCCGTGGAAGCATGGAGCGTTGCTGCCGTTGCGTGTCATCTTACGTGAGTTTGTGGCGCGAGGCTTGAACAGTACCGCTGCACAGGCATCAGAGAATGGTGATCCATTGTTGAATTTCATGGTGATCCATTGTTGAATTTCGTGGTGAGGGAACTGCCAGAAGAACTACGAGTGATTGCCGGACCGCTGCGCACGGAACTGTTAACCAAGGGTGGATTACTCCTACTTGACGGATTAGATGAAGTACCAGAAGCGGATACACGACGCATCCAAGTTAAAGCAGTGGTGGAGCAGTTTGCCGCGACGTTTCCGAAGGTGCGTATCCTGGTGACGAGTCGTACCTATGCCTATCAAAAGCAGAATTGGAAGCTCGACGGCTTTCGTGAGGCCGTGCTCGCGCCGTTTAGTCAAGCGCAGATCGAACGCTTTGTACAGCGCTGGTACGCCTTTGTGGGGCAGGCGAGGAAACTTGCGGAAGATGAGGCCAAAGGGCGGGCGGTGCAACTCAATAGCGCTATTATGAGAAACCCGCGTCTCTTAGAGTTAGCCGAGCGTCCATTGCTGCTGACCTTGATGGCTTCTTTACATGCCTGGCGTGGAGGGACGCTGCCAGAGCAACGCGAAGAGCTCTATGCCGATGCCGTCGAATTGTTGCTTGACCAATGGGAGAGTCAGAAGTTCAAACGTTTGCCGGATGGCACCGATGAGGTCGCAGAGCCCAGCCTGGTTGAATGGTTGCGCGTTGATCACAAGAAGATACGTCAATTGCTTAATCGGCTTGCCTTCGCTGCGCATCAGAACCAACCGACGCTGGTTGGCACGGCAGATATTGCGCAAGCGCCATTAGTAGATGGGCTACTACAGCTTAACCCAACACTGGATGCGAACCCTGGACAGTTAATCGCATATCTTCGCGACCGCGCTGGCATTCTCGAACCGCGTGGTGTTGGTGTGTATGCCTTTCCTCACCGTACCTTTCAGGAATATCTGGCAGCGTGTCATCTGACTGAGCAAGAGGAGTTTCCCGATAACGTTGCGGACCTCTTGCGAGCCGAGCCGAATCGCTGGCGCGAGGCGACATTATTAGCCGGTGCAAAAGCAATGCGTGGGGTACCTGCCAACGTCTGGACGCTAGCGGATGCCCTGTGCAACGATGAGCCACTGGCGCAAAAAACTGCCAACGAGAGCGGGTACTGGGGTGCCCTGTTAGCTGCGCAGGTCCTCATCGAAAATAACAGTCTTGAGCGGGTGAGCGAACGCAATAACAAAGTGGTCGCACGTATTCGTCGGTGGCTGACAGGTATCCTCACGCACGGTGCTCTGTCGCCGGTTGATCGTGCGCTCGCTGGTGATGCACTGGCAGTGATTGGTGATCCACGCTTTCGCACTGATACGTATTACCTGCCGGACGAGCCGTTGTTGGGATTCGTCGAGATCCCAGCAGGACCGTTTGTGATGGGAAGTGATCGAGCGAAAGACGACTATTCTGAGGAGCGAGAACGACCTCAACATGAAGTGACCTTACCGCGCTATTACCTGGCTAGATATCCAGTGACCGTAGCGCAATTCGCGGCGTTTATTGAAGCAAGTGGCTATAAACGGCAAGCAGGCGACCGCTGGCAAGGCGTAGCGAACCATCCGGTTGTGTATGTGACGTGGCATGATGCGCTTGCCTACTGTCGGTGGCTGACGGAGCGATTGCACAATGGGGAAGGTATTCCAGCCGCCGTCCGTGAACGTGCCCGTCGTGAAGGGTGGGAAGTGACGTTGCCGAGCGAAGCG
The Deltaproteobacteria bacterium DNA segment above includes these coding regions:
- a CDS encoding matrixin family metalloprotease, producing the protein MRTFSFVVLAGLLNLLVTCADSFAFAREVSRGVLAIWPESEATINLRVGCPDTPLTFWGPCWTDAVIDAANRWHVPDATFRFRIQSPTVDADPCDTDGHRTIAFRPTLCGPNGPGFGSSLAVTYFLLNPSTGAFVDADTVFDGKRTWVTYDGPLRTNASGAIEYDFHRVAIHELGHILGLDHPDDVGQTVTAIMNRRVSNIDTTQPDDLAGVRTIYPAAGTTVQGRLENPQPNSAVSGISTISGWVCAATQVTVLINGNISIPAAYGTPRGDTRTTCGDDDNGFGVLVNWNDLGPGTHQMVALADGVEFGRATVTVASFGVPFVTGAGGAYTVQFNGRNVTLRWEEKLQNFVISGVQ
- a CDS encoding MFS transporter, encoding MQNETLRPAAVPRTKQIAAAVIGNALEWYDFVVYGFLTVIISRLFFPAESEYASLLLTTATFGVGFFMRPVGGILLGMYADRKGRKAALQLIIGLMTVSMAIIAFAPPYSAIGIAAPLLMVLARLLQGLATGGEFASATSFLVEAAPAHQRGFYGSLQMVGQSLAALGGALSGVLVTRGFTPEQLDSWGWRLPFIFGLLIGPVGLYIRRHLEETDAFLEARSKRQTQAVGALISDHLHSILVTFGLTICGTISYYVILVYMPTFANKQLNIPLNEAFIAQVIGLICMTIVIPLCGALSDRIGRKPVLIAAPIAYLLLLYPFFTWIHANPSFLHLALMQSVLCCVAGAFSGPISTAVAEQFPVAVRSTGLAVAYNMAVMLFGGFAQFIVTWLVETTGSPIAPAYYVMFGAVIGLVAAVSLPETLRR
- a CDS encoding nucleotidyltransferase domain-containing protein, which encodes MKDIGLTPHEINLICDVLRRFPTVSEAVLYGSRAKGTHRPESDIDLTLVGVTDDLEAEAVADELEELPLPYRFDVKAYDRITYGLLREHIDRVGITLYRRNVSGKDTAATKPITAPNIT
- a CDS encoding nucleotidyltransferase encodes the protein MSAGANPDIRWQQRFDNFDRAFVLLREVCDRGVDSLSQLEKEGAIQRFEVAFELAWRTLKDYLEESGVIVDPVTPRNVIKEAFAAKFLDDAQVWIDMMLHRNLLSHTYDSAVFESVLRTVAARYFAAFDRLHEFFLLKKIET
- a CDS encoding NACHT domain-containing protein, which translates into the protein MNFVVRELPEELRVIAGPLRTELLTKGGLLLLDGLDEVPEADTRRIQVKAVVEQFAATFPKVRILVTSRTYAYQKQNWKLDGFREAVLAPFSQAQIERFVQRWYAFVGQARKLAEDEAKGRAVQLNSAIMRNPRLLELAERPLLLTLMASLHAWRGGTLPEQREELYADAVELLLDQWESQKFKRLPDGTDEVAEPSLVEWLRVDHKKIRQLLNRLAFAAHQNQPTLVGTADIAQAPLVDGLLQLNPTLDANPGQLIAYLRDRAGILEPRGVGVYAFPHRTFQEYLAACHLTEQEEFPDNVADLLRAEPNRWREATLLAGAKAMRGVPANVWTLADALCNDEPLAQKTANESGYWGALLAAQVLIENNSLERVSERNNKVVARIRRWLTGILTHGALSPVDRALAGDALAVIGDPRFRTDTYYLPDEPLLGFVEIPAGPFVMGSDRAKDDYSEERERPQHEVTLPRYYLARYPVTVAQFAAFIEASGYKRQAGDRWQGVANHPVVYVTWHDALAYCRWLTERLHNGEGIPAAVRERARREGWEVTLPSEAEWEKAARGNDGRTYPWEDGWKDDHANTREAGIGRPSAVGSFPLGKSFYGCLDMAGNVWEWTRSIYAEYPYPDDPKGREKRENLNARDRETRVLRGGSFFANQRLARGACRANYNPADAIVNLGMRVVVLPKKL